A stretch of DNA from Natrinema halophilum:
ACTTCCAGTATCTTTTCTCTATTAGTATTCACTGCTGCGTTCGTTTCGTATGTTTCCTCCTCGAGAATGTTCCGTTCGAACGGACAGATGCGATTTCCGGGGCAGGCAAGGATACGGTCAGAACCCAGTATTTGAAGAAAGGTGTCTGATTCGGGGTCGATTTCTGTTGCCTCGTACGTCTTCTTGTAATCTCCTCCGCCATCCGGGGACAGATAAAACGGGTTGAGTATGAGACTTACTCCGACGAGAGCGAGTACCGCGACGCGGAGCCAAGATCGATAGTTCATATTTTCCATTATTTTTCGTAAGTAATTATCTGTTACGGGTAACGACGTTCGGACAGTTACGGGGATGGGTATGGGTTTCGTTCCCATCATCATTCGATCACGAGAAGTTTGAACCACTGCCAACGCTACAAACGGCAGTAACTACTAGAACACCCAATACCGATAGCCGTCGTCGAAAATCGATGCACATCGAGTCGTACATTCGAAGCCAGCGGATGTTCGCTGGCCGTTGCAGTGCGCACGGTGCGGAAGTCGTCTCGACGGGTGCGATAGTAGTCGTTGAAATGTTGTACCCACCGCTTGCGCTGGGGCGGTCAGCGAGCACTCGCTGGCCGCGAATTCCCAAGTGGGATGTGCAATGACTTTCAACGACTACTATATGTGAACGCGTCCGTTCGTCCGAATCCACGCTCTCGAGACAGGGCGGAGACGAGAGGGGTGGCGGTGTGCCACGCAAATCCAGTATCGGCTGATACGAACGCGATTCGATCCGAGACGCGACGTATCCGACGCGATGGGAAGACCACAGGATGAGGAAAAACGAAATTCGGTGGCGTCGAGTTTTTTCCGACCCCGTAACACCGAAACACGGATTTAGGTTCGTGAAACAGTAGTGAACGAAGCGATGATCAGTCGTCTCACCCTCGCGAACCGTGCTCCCCCTCCCGACGGGCCCGACGGCGATCGGTGCACGAATCGAAGATCGACTTCGGGACCGATTGTGATATTCAAGCGGGTGATCCGTACGTGAGCGACATCGCGATCGCGGACGCGGTCGACGCCTACCTCCAACGAAAGGCCGTCGGGGATCCGAACGGTTCCGGTGCCGGGACCTACGCGTCCAATGCGGAATCGATCCTTCGACGCTGGGCCGAGTGGCTCGAGGCCGAACACGACGTCGTCTCGATCGCGACCCTCGGCGTCGACCACATGCGTGCGTACGCGGAGGAACTCCGGAGGCGAACGGACCGCGGCGAGTACACCGCGTCGACCGCCGGCACCTATTACGCTGTCGTCCGCGCGTTTCTCTCGTGGTGTGTTCGGGGTGGTATCTGCGAGGCGAACCCTGCTGCGACGACCCGCGCCGAAGCGACGCTTCCGAGTGGCGACTCGCGCCCCGCGAACGATCACTGGACGGCACGACAGCGTCGCGAACTCGAGCGCTACGTCCGCGATCGGGTGCTCGACGTGACAGCACAATCGACGAGCGAACGTCGCTCCAGACTGCGAGAGTACGCGATGGTAGCCGTCCTCGCACACTCGAGCGTCCGCGGGGCCGAATTGTTCCGCGTTCCCGACGACGAGAGGCGAACAGGTGCGACCTGGCAAGACGTCGACTTCTATACGGGGACGATCCGCGTCCTGGGGAAATCACAGCGACTCGAGGACGTTCCGTTGCCCGCCCGCGCGCGGACGCCGCTGCGTCGCTACAGAATCGTTCTGGATCCACCGTCGAACGACTGGCCGCTGTTTCCGACCGCCCACGCACCGTCGATAGCCAAGCGAGTTCGGTCGGCCCTGAGAGAGCGAGGCTACGATGCGGAGACGATCGAGTCTTTGTTCGACGACGCGACGGCGATGGAACTCGCACGCGAGCACTCGATTGCACCGCCGGCGATCACCACAGAAGGAGCACGGTCGGTCCTGAAGCGACTTTGCGAGGGAGCAGGGGTCGACGTCGACGGAGATTACCTGACGCCGCGAGGTGTCCGCCGAAATCAAGGATCGGATCCATATCGACAGGAGGCGTCAGCCTCCAAACCGACGCTTCGTGCATCGGTCATAGAGCAGTCGATAGTCGTCTCATCTGGCGAATCGCCCGTCATCGACGTCGAGACGGGCAACGGAGACGAGTCGACGGAAACTGACTGAGAAAATCCGTTCACCCATCGCCAGGACGGACATCGTACTCCCCACGTACTGGTCGGCAGCATCCGTTCGTCTGCCCCGGATTGATTCCGATCGATGGGTCGGATGACGGCGATTCTCCGCCGATACGATATGCGACCGTCTACGGTGTTCTGTGAGAACGGGGAATCCGGTACCAGCTTCAACTCACGAGCAGCCACAGGATTACGGTCAGGATGACCGTCAGCATCAGGACGGTCGTTCCGATACCGGCCCGAAGGTGAATCGTCGACGGGCGGCCGCCATCGGCCGATCGACGCGCGTCGTTGTCGACCAGCCAGTCCGGGAGAGGACGTGTCGCTGCATCGACCGCGAGGACGGGATTGTTGCCGACCCAGTAAGAGCGTTTGACGACGCCGACGACGACGGCGTCGACCGCGGCGTAGGTTCTGGTGACCGCAAGCATCGTCCAGCGGCTGACGTAGTAGGTGACCGGATAGACGACCATCGCCGGATCTCCGAGATCGAGCTTCGAGAGCGGTTTTCGGATAAGGGGAAAGGCCACGAGCGCGATCGCGGTCAGGATTCCGGCCGTCTCGAGGTGGCCGACACTGTAGGGATGAAGATGCTTTTCTTCGCCGTGATACTGGAATCCAAGGTCGTGAATCGTCGGAGCGAGTTCAGCCAGCCCCTGCCACCACACGCCGAACAGGAGACAGGCGCCGCCGAGGCCGAGCATCGCGACGGTCTGGCCGAGTTTCGCGTCCGCGACCTCGAGGTCGTTCTCGCCGTGGAAGAAGACGTAGTAGCCGAGTTTGATGAACGACAACAGGGTGCCGATCGCGCCGAGGTAGAGCAGCCAGTACAGCGCCTGGAATTCGGGCTCGCCGTAGTAGTGAGGATCGGCCGCGTCGAAGATCATTCCCTTGCTGACGTAGCCGTTGAAGCCCGGAATGGCGGTGATCGAGAGCGCGCCGAATCCGAAGCCGATCGCGGTCAGCGGCATCTCGCGCCAGAGGCCGCCGAGTTCGTAGAGGTCGTTCTCGCCGGTCCGATAGATGACGACGCCGACGGCCATGAACAGCAAGCTCTTGAAAAGGATGTTGTTGAACAGGTGACTCATCGCGCCCGCGACGGCGAGTCCCGAGGTCATGCCGATTCCGGCGATGATGTACCCCAACTGGGCCTGAATGTGATAGGACAGTAGCGCCCGCATGTCGTGCTGGAGTAGGGCGAAGGCAGCGCCGTAGACCGCCATGATGCCACCCATGTACGCGAGGAAGAGCGTCCCCTCGCCCTCCGGGAACGCCCGGTAGAGCACGAACGCGCTGGTCTTGGTCGTGTACACGGAGAGGAACACCGACGCCGCGAAGTGCGGACGCGGGTAGGTGTCGGGCAGCCAGGTGTGGAACCCGACGAAGGCGACATTGACTCCCATCCCGAGCACTGCCAGCAGCGCCGGAATCCCGTCCGCGATGCCGCCGCTTCCGTAGACGAACGTGCCGACTTCGACGTAGTGGGCAGCGACTGCGAGCATCACGAGCACTCCCCCGGTCCCGTGGAAGAGCGCGTACCGGAAGCCAGCTCGAACTGCATCCCCGCCGTAGTGCCAGATCAGCAGCGTACTCGTCACCGCCATCAACTCCCACATGAACAGGAGTACGAGCCAGTCGCCCGCAAACGCTGCACCGATCGACGAGGAAACGTACACCAGCGCGAACGCGGTCATCGTTTTGCTTGCCTCGCTCGAGTAGGCGTAAACGACGGTACAGATCCCGAGGAACCCGAGTCCGATACCGATCATCCGGGAGAACGGATCGACGTAAAACGGAACGACGTCGAAGCCGAGGAAGGTTCCTGTCAGGTAGCTTCCCTCGGGGACGAAAAGCGAGATCGCAAGTACGGCCGCGAGGCTGAGCGTCCCGATCGTGAATCCGGCGATTCTCGGGACCACGAGTACCAACAGTCCCGCCGCGAAAACCAGCAACGGCGGATAGGCCATCGTGAGCAGGTCTGCTTCCATCAGGCGGTCACCTCCGAAACGAGTTCCGCAAACGGTATGTCAGCCAGACGGTCGAACGGCATCCCGAAGACCCCTTCGACGATTTCGGTCGCGAGATCGAGGAAGACGACGTAGCCGGGGACGACGCCGAGGACGATCGCACCGGTAGCGATGATCGCAATCGGTGCGAGCATCAGCCACGTGCTCTCGGAACGCGGCGAGGTCCGCGACCACCCTCCAGAGGGCGGGCCGCCGGTGAGGTGGTCGTCGTGATCGCCGTGGTGGTCGATGGCGCCGACGGATTCGCCGTGGAGGGTGTCGCCGTCGTGGTCCTCGTTTTCATCGCGATCGTCGTGCTCGTCGTTGTCCCTCGCCGTCGCGTCGGCAGTTGTGTGATCGCTCGGGTATTTGTCGACGGCGTACTCGTAGTCTGGCTCCGTATCGTCCGACTCCGTACCGTCCACGCTCGGTTCGCCGCCGTCGGCGGAGACGCTCTCGTCGGTCGGCTCCTCGGAACTGTAAGATCGTGGCAGGCCTCCCCGGGGGAATTCGAGAAACGGCTTGGCGTTGTGTCGGTCCTCGCTCTCGAAAAAGGCGGTGTAGACCACCGGCCAGAAGTACGCGATGTTGAGGACCGCCGAAAGGAGCAACGCGCCGGCGAACAGCCAGTACTCGCCGCCCATGCCCTCGGTTCCCATGTAGCCGGCGCCGATCAGCATGTAGAACTTGCTCACGAAGCCGGCGATCGGCGGGACGCCGGCCATGCCGGCCGCACCGACGGTAAAGGCGGTCATCGTCAGCGGCATTCGCTTGCCGATACCGGCCATTTCGCTGATGTAGTCGGTGTGGGTCTCGACGTGGATCGATCCGGCACAGAAGAACAGGGTGAGCTTCGCGAACGCGTGCGCAGGGATGTGGAACAACGCCCCGACGATCGCGTAGGGGTGAAGCATCGAGAGACCGAGCACGATGTACGAAAGCTGTGCCGTCGTCGAGTATGCGAGCCGCCGCTTCAGGTGGTCCTTGCGCATCGCGATGATGCTCGCCGCGGTCAGCGTGAACGCGGCGACGATCGCGACCGGGACGTTCAGCCCGACCTCGCCGACGACGGGGACGTCGAGGGGAAGGTCGTGGATCAGGTCGGGACCGTAGACGTCGAGAATAACTCGAGCGATGCCAAACGCGCCAGACTTGACGACCGCGACCGCGTGGAGGAGACCAGAAACGGGGGTCGGCGCGACCATTGCGTCAGCGAGCCAGGAGTGCAACGGCATTAGTGCGGCCTTGACACCGAACCCGGCGATGAGCAGGAAGAACGCGGTCTGCGCGTAGACCGGTTCTGCCTGGGCGGCCGCGGCGAGGGCTTCCGTGCCACCCGCTTCGAAGGCGAGCGTCGGTCCTTGACCGACCAGACTCGTGAGCCAGTAGATCATCGCAGTGCCGGCGAGCAGGAAGACGCCGCCGCCGAAGAAGGTGTACGTGAGGTACTTTCGGCCGGCGATCCGCGCTTCGTCGTCTTCGTTGTGTGCAACTAGCGGGTACGTGACCAGCGACAGCAGCTCGTAGAAGACGAAGATCGTCACCAGGTTCGCGGCGAAAGCGATCCCCACGGCGGTCGAGAGACTGGCCGCGAACGACGCGAAAAAGCGCGTCTGGGCGTGTTCGTCGAGGCCTCGCATGTACCCCGTCGCGTAAAACGAGGTGAAGATCCAGAGGAAACTCGCGAGCAGCGCGAAGAAAATCCCCAGCGGGTCAGCACGGAGCGCGAAGTCGATTCCGTCGAGGAATCGGATTCCGGTCGACTCCGCGAGGCTCCACCGGAAGACGGTCCCGGACATGACCGCCGGGAGCATGCTACCGACGATTCCGAACTTCGCGAGGGCCGCCAACACGGACCACCCTTCACGCACGTTCGGACGACGATGCGACGCGACGATCAGGACGACCGCGACCGCGGATACCAGCACGGCGGCGAGGGGGCGAATATCTGCTACCATTAGCTAATAACCTCCGTGAGAAACGGCTCGAGCAGGTCGGCGAACGTTCCACCCGCAAATCCGAGAGCGACGGCACAGAGCGCAGCGAGTACGACGACGGCGACCATCCCGACCGAAACCGTCTCCGGAGCTGCCCTGCTCGAAGCAGTGACTGGGACGACGGTTTCGGACGCGGTTGCGTCAGTCGATCTTTCAGCTGACCCGACTTCGGACGGGTCGTCTGCGTCCGAGCCGCCATCCGTCGCGACTGGTCCCGGCTCAGCGGGCGATTCGACGCGCAACGGTGTGAAATACATCTTCTCGAGCAGACGGGCAGCGTAGCCGAGTGTGAGCATGGTGCTGAGGAAAACGACGGCGGCGACGGGCCACAGCTGGGACTGGACGGCGCCGAGTGCGATGTACCACTTGCCAACGAAGCCGACGCCCGGCGGGACGCCGACTAACGAGAGCAAAAGGACGGCCATCGCGCCGGCGATGACCGGGCGGTGGGTTGCGAGTCCGGCGTACTCGTGGACGGTGCGAGCGCCGTAACTCGTGGCAACGAGCGCGGCGGCAAGGAAAAGGCCGGCTTTGAGCAGGCCGTGGCCGACCAGATGGATCGTCGCTCCGGTCAGCGCCGTTTTCGCAGCCCCCGAATTGCCGGCGATGACGATCCCGTAGGCGGCGATGACGAGGCCGAACTGCGAAACCGACGAGTACGCGAGCATCCGTTTGACTTCGGTCTGGATCACGGCGAGGGCCGTTCCCGCGAGGACGCTCACGCAACCGACTGTGACGACGATAGCCGCCGCGTTCGGCATCGCGGCCAGGTAGTCGACGCCGAAGACGGTAACGATCAGGCGACCGAAGGCGTACGCGGAGGCCGTCGAGACGAGCGCGGCGATCAACGGCGTCACACCGTCAGGTGCCTGCTGGTAGGCGCTCGGCTGCCAGGTGTGTAGTGGCCACTGAGCGACCTTGACCGCAAAGCCCACGACGATGAACGCGAACGCAGTCCGAATCAAGGTGGGTCGTTCCGCCGCGGGAATCGCCGTCGCGAGCTCGATCATGTTGAGTGTCCCCGTCGCCATGAGCAGGAACGCGACGCCGATCAAGTACATCGATGCGGCAACGGTTCCCAGAATCAGGTACTTCAGGGATGCGACCGCCGATTCGGGACCGTCGCCGCTCGCGACCAGCGCATAGGTCGCGATGCTCGTGATCTCGAGGAAGACGAACAGGTTGAAGACGTCGCCGGTTAGCGTGATACCAAGGAGTCCGCCGACGAGCAACAGGTACGCGGTGTAGAAGGTATTCCCGCGTGGGCCACCGCGGCGCGTGTACGCGAGGATGCCGACGGCGACTGCCGTTACGAGCAGAGCAATCATCGTCGAGAACCGGTCGGCGACGAGTTCGATCCCGTACTCGCGGGGATAGCCGCCGAGTGTGTGTGTTACCAGCCCGTCAGTGTAAACGACGCTCGCGAGGGCTGTGGCCGCCGCGAACAGCCCGAGCGTCGCAATCGCAGCGACGGCCCATCCGGTCCGGTCGAACCGCAGTCCGAGAGCGATCGGGAGCGTCGCCGCGAGCAATGGGACGACGATCAACAACGGCAGAATGAGATCGACGTTACTCATCGGCACGCACCTCCCGGAGGGTGTCCTCGCGGAGCGTCCCGTACTCCGCGTAGATGCGGATGATCAGGGCCAGACCGACCGCCGTTAGCGCGATGCCGACGACGATGGCGGTCAGGACGATGACGTGGGGCAGCGGGCTTGCGACCAGGAGCTCCCCGGGATTTTTCTCGTTTGGGACGACCGGGGCCGACGCGCCCTCGACGTTGATGTAGGCCATCGAGATGAAAAACAGGAAGATCGCGGTCTGAAAGAGGTTCACCCCGATCAACTTCTTCACGAGATTCTCGCTGGCGATCACCATGTAGATCCCGATGCCGAGCAAGGCGAACAGCAACACGTACGTGTAGTGGCTCGAAAGCAGTTCAATCATCGTCACTCACCTCTGGGTCGGACGACTCGCGGGGCTCATCGGCCATTCTTGTGCCTCCGGTCCCGCTTGGCCGTTCCGGTGTATATCCCGCTGCCATCGCGAAGAAGAGGGTGATCATAACCCCCGAGACGATCAGCGAGATGCCGGCTATCTCGACAGCCTCGAGTCCCCACTTCGGTTTGATGTGGAAGACTTCCTTGAGCTGATAGAACTCGAGGAAGTTTCCGCCGAGTGCCACCATAGCGAGGCCGATAGCACCGAATATAACGACGCCACCGGTAACGAGGCCGACGAGCAGCGAGTTGCGAAGCCACTGTCGGGTCGGTTCGATCCCGAAGGCGAACGCGAGCATGAGGACCGTAACGCCGACGATGGTCCCCCCTTGGAAGCCGCCACCGGGCGCGTCGCCTCCGTGGAACGTCATGAATAGCCCGTACGTGAGCGTAAACGGGGCGATGATCTTCACGGCGGTCATGATCACCTGGCTTTCGGTGTAGGTATCGTCGTATCGATCGGGCATTTAGGCGAACACCTCGCGTTTCAAGACGAGCAGCGTCGAGACGCCGGCAGCGAAAACGACGACCGCCTCGCCGAACGTGTCGAACCCACGATAGGCGGCCAGCACGGACGTCACCGCGTTCTGGACGCCCGTTTGCTCGTACGTTTCCTGGATGTAA
This window harbors:
- a CDS encoding Na(+)/H(+) antiporter subunit D, with amino-acid sequence MEADLLTMAYPPLLVFAAGLLVLVVPRIAGFTIGTLSLAAVLAISLFVPEGSYLTGTFLGFDVVPFYVDPFSRMIGIGLGFLGICTVVYAYSSEASKTMTAFALVYVSSSIGAAFAGDWLVLLFMWELMAVTSTLLIWHYGGDAVRAGFRYALFHGTGGVLVMLAVAAHYVEVGTFVYGSGGIADGIPALLAVLGMGVNVAFVGFHTWLPDTYPRPHFAASVFLSVYTTKTSAFVLYRAFPEGEGTLFLAYMGGIMAVYGAAFALLQHDMRALLSYHIQAQLGYIIAGIGMTSGLAVAGAMSHLFNNILFKSLLFMAVGVVIYRTGENDLYELGGLWREMPLTAIGFGFGALSITAIPGFNGYVSKGMIFDAADPHYYGEPEFQALYWLLYLGAIGTLLSFIKLGYYVFFHGENDLEVADAKLGQTVAMLGLGGACLLFGVWWQGLAELAPTIHDLGFQYHGEEKHLHPYSVGHLETAGILTAIALVAFPLIRKPLSKLDLGDPAMVVYPVTYYVSRWTMLAVTRTYAAVDAVVVGVVKRSYWVGNNPVLAVDAATRPLPDWLVDNDARRSADGGRPSTIHLRAGIGTTVLMLTVILTVILWLLVS
- a CDS encoding MnhB domain-containing protein is translated as MPDRYDDTYTESQVIMTAVKIIAPFTLTYGLFMTFHGGDAPGGGFQGGTIVGVTVLMLAFAFGIEPTRQWLRNSLLVGLVTGGVVIFGAIGLAMVALGGNFLEFYQLKEVFHIKPKWGLEAVEIAGISLIVSGVMITLFFAMAAGYTPERPSGTGGTRMADEPRESSDPEVSDDD
- a CDS encoding tyrosine-type recombinase/integrase encodes the protein MSDIAIADAVDAYLQRKAVGDPNGSGAGTYASNAESILRRWAEWLEAEHDVVSIATLGVDHMRAYAEELRRRTDRGEYTASTAGTYYAVVRAFLSWCVRGGICEANPAATTRAEATLPSGDSRPANDHWTARQRRELERYVRDRVLDVTAQSTSERRSRLREYAMVAVLAHSSVRGAELFRVPDDERRTGATWQDVDFYTGTIRVLGKSQRLEDVPLPARARTPLRRYRIVLDPPSNDWPLFPTAHAPSIAKRVRSALRERGYDAETIESLFDDATAMELAREHSIAPPAITTEGARSVLKRLCEGAGVDVDGDYLTPRGVRRNQGSDPYRQEASASKPTLRASVIEQSIVVSSGESPVIDVETGNGDESTETD
- a CDS encoding cation:proton antiporter subunit C — translated: MIELLSSHYTYVLLFALLGIGIYMVIASENLVKKLIGVNLFQTAIFLFFISMAYINVEGASAPVVPNEKNPGELLVASPLPHVIVLTAIVVGIALTAVGLALIIRIYAEYGTLREDTLREVRADE
- a CDS encoding complex I subunit 5 family protein — protein: MSNVDLILPLLIVVPLLAATLPIALGLRFDRTGWAVAAIATLGLFAAATALASVVYTDGLVTHTLGGYPREYGIELVADRFSTMIALLVTAVAVGILAYTRRGGPRGNTFYTAYLLLVGGLLGITLTGDVFNLFVFLEITSIATYALVASGDGPESAVASLKYLILGTVAASMYLIGVAFLLMATGTLNMIELATAIPAAERPTLIRTAFAFIVVGFAVKVAQWPLHTWQPSAYQQAPDGVTPLIAALVSTASAYAFGRLIVTVFGVDYLAAMPNAAAIVVTVGCVSVLAGTALAVIQTEVKRMLAYSSVSQFGLVIAAYGIVIAGNSGAAKTALTGATIHLVGHGLLKAGLFLAAALVATSYGARTVHEYAGLATHRPVIAGAMAVLLLSLVGVPPGVGFVGKWYIALGAVQSQLWPVAAVVFLSTMLTLGYAARLLEKMYFTPLRVESPAEPGPVATDGGSDADDPSEVGSAERSTDATASETVVPVTASSRAAPETVSVGMVAVVVLAALCAVALGFAGGTFADLLEPFLTEVIS
- a CDS encoding proton-conducting transporter membrane subunit — its product is MVADIRPLAAVLVSAVAVVLIVASHRRPNVREGWSVLAALAKFGIVGSMLPAVMSGTVFRWSLAESTGIRFLDGIDFALRADPLGIFFALLASFLWIFTSFYATGYMRGLDEHAQTRFFASFAASLSTAVGIAFAANLVTIFVFYELLSLVTYPLVAHNEDDEARIAGRKYLTYTFFGGGVFLLAGTAMIYWLTSLVGQGPTLAFEAGGTEALAAAAQAEPVYAQTAFFLLIAGFGVKAALMPLHSWLADAMVAPTPVSGLLHAVAVVKSGAFGIARVILDVYGPDLIHDLPLDVPVVGEVGLNVPVAIVAAFTLTAASIIAMRKDHLKRRLAYSTTAQLSYIVLGLSMLHPYAIVGALFHIPAHAFAKLTLFFCAGSIHVETHTDYISEMAGIGKRMPLTMTAFTVGAAGMAGVPPIAGFVSKFYMLIGAGYMGTEGMGGEYWLFAGALLLSAVLNIAYFWPVVYTAFFESEDRHNAKPFLEFPRGGLPRSYSSEEPTDESVSADGGEPSVDGTESDDTEPDYEYAVDKYPSDHTTADATARDNDEHDDRDENEDHDGDTLHGESVGAIDHHGDHDDHLTGGPPSGGWSRTSPRSESTWLMLAPIAIIATGAIVLGVVPGYVVFLDLATEIVEGVFGMPFDRLADIPFAELVSEVTA